From Pyrenophora tritici-repentis strain M4 chromosome 1, whole genome shotgun sequence, the proteins below share one genomic window:
- a CDS encoding CorA, Mg2+ and Co2+ transporter: MQVGTTPLRYNVIKHYPEEMKRRAEKTNVTLIEYQPATSPKTISIKSAPKLHETLQSFSCDSVREPPLRLFVVEDLSQQVIELLGTRFDIDPLFFREQIDDYVWHNTRDPWASPPSLISNIKHRQWFRMRNVRLRYHSTEDDYQESRLEAEKWNVLRRPDNDENHWRYKDKEGSVVSIMRTRTTVWIGKDKECGNGTVGIVLLDPTVRQGHPLWYDRSNWLPTPSMETKVYPNVSSSTSWFEDIVQMTSAYPWFERNEGYKINPQVLVKPTIYTICAEWLVVCDYVKSRLSQIEWELEMPDVFRSKGDVIDTSLKRLHTWRRQIPVFREMLKETLEQALPAAVRLTISSSQPTVTPTSPLSILSFSNNLNINSDNLEAFDDIIPDFRRVLAAVNELQERVDRLTSIVTSEISIEDSRRGLEENHNMARITWLATIFIPLTFISGLYSMNESVAALSTTYGWYFLTAIPFTLIVMAIGWVAGGGSLTPWREGSKQKGTSRWTNGNKKR, from the exons ATGCAAGTTGGCACAACGCCGCTAAGATATAACGTGATCAAACATTACCCAGAAGAGATGAAGAGACGTGCGGAAAAGACCAATGTTACCTTGATCGAGTATCAGCCCGCCACATCTCCCAAGACAATATCAATCAAATCTGCTCCGAAACTCCACGAGACGCTTCAGTCTTTCTCGTGCGACAGTGTGAGAGAGCCTCCTCTTCGACTGTTTGTCGTTGAAGATCTCTCCCAACAGGTCATCGAGCTGTTAGGCACTCGCTTCGACATCGATCCACTCTTCTTCCGCGAGCAGATTGACGACTACGTTTGGCACAATACTCGTGATCCATGGGCGTCGCCGCCTAGTCTCATTTCGAATATCAAACACCGTCAGTGGTTTCGAATGCGGAATGTAAGATTACGTTATCATTCCACAGAGGATGATTATCAAGAATCGAGACTAGAAGCTGAGAAGTGGAATGTGCTTCGTCGCCCAGACAATGATGAGAACCATTGGCGTTATAAAGACAAGGAAGGTTCAGTCGTATCCATTATGCGTACGCGTACTACAGTGTGGATTGGGAAGGACAAGGAGTGTGGTAACGGAACTGTTGGGATCGTATTGTTAGATCCTACCGTCAGACAGGGCCATCCGCTTT GGTACGATCGCAGTAATTGGCTGCCTACGCCCAGTATGGAGACAAAAGTCTATCCGAATGTCAGTTCCTCCACATCATGGTTCGAAGACATTGTGCAAATGACATCCGCATACCCGTGGTTCGAGCGAAACGAAGGTTATAAGATAAACCCACAAGTCCTCGTTAAACCAACCATATACACCATCTGCGCGGAATGGCTTGTAGTATGCGACTACGTGAAGTCGCGACTTAGCCAGATAGAATGGGAGCTCGAGATGCCGGACGTTTTCCGCTCAAAAGGCGACGTAATCGACACTTCCCTGAAACGCTTGCACACATGGCGCAGACAGATCCCCGTCTTCCGCGAAATGCTAAAAGAAACCTTGGAACAGGCGCTTCCAGCAGCCGTGCGTCTCACCATATCTTCATCTCAGCCAACCGTCACGCCCACATCACCGCTCTCCATACTCTCATTCTCTAACAACCTTAACATCAACTCTGACAACCTTGAGGCTTTTGATGACATAATTCCCGATTTCCGACGTGTTCTTGCTGCCGTAAATGAGCTTCAGGAACGTGTAGATAGGCTCACTAGCATCGTCACCTCTGAAATTTCGATTGAAGACTCACGGCGTGGATTAGAAGAGAACCACAATATGGCACGGATCACATGGCTAGCGACGATTTTCATCCCTCTGACGTTCATTTCAGGTCTATACAGCATGAATGAGAGCGTCGCGGCACTGAGTACAACGTATGGATGGTACTTCTTAACTGCGATACCATTTACGCTCATTGTCATGGCGATTGGGTGGGTGGCAGGGGGTGGGAGCTTAACGCCGTGGAGAGAAGGAAGTAAACAAAAAGGGACGAGTAGATGGACGAATGGGAATAAGAAGAGGTGA
- a CDS encoding Acyl-transf-3 multi-domain protein: MRSIPLLGLVLVHVLPALADVSRGQESCTCGFYDGQTKELFTDSIIVYFNETTDIPADFVAEEFQQRYGKDWNAVYREGASPANVRINQSVALDLVVQPSTADHIVTGASLRTARRDIQHGSFRTLIKSPSRRALGTAASMMWKYNETQMTELSVMNTNYHANPWVGTFVNNEFTTRNLGMNFSQLLNDTAANRNYTTLGGGMANGSINPWEFTEYRIDWTVDYINFYIGGNLTRQVLQKKNKKMPSVPSALYFKHWSTGNRYSMRGPPTEYASVAEVGWIRMFFNSSSMTDDSRQDFAVRCPLTAACSMDDISLRGSTPFTEIATKKWKQNADRDIKRMPALWLSVTCIIFSTVLIIHALVKRLVPKFNSDLPKETPAPVTMPGEDEKNSFGASAYTVASNDIFADRPSGDIRSSDDKTSSNSQKRNSIDDLAIERIEAVPAPSTLGDSTPKDRMSRANSTIFDSRGPTPYNSNFNTTREDLYLPMPTAMSGIPPMGSLQEHHDSQLTLNDPRTGLPIPEGKIAMETVTESALPAPRMRVQPPARQRIDHLAGLTALCSLVVTVMHFGLTFVPAIVTPSADAHNASEPWAQRIVGPFLLNQMWLGVFFTTSVRFLTAPYLRKGRMDEICKATVRRTPRLMIPVASMALLEYFFIDIGATRFLQYIPSLTWSTWPYVTRYNNFAQYISEILELMFLVPNAVPQITLHYCTGVLWTIAVQLQGSWLVLLGAVVVYEIKTPWKRMAYYSFCLINHWYAQSWGTYLWIGLILTDLDVTFKWKAFLNSKPAAYYPVITFFWTCVGLGFLANVLPTWGATTFNFSTGERGIHPDASSGEAIMNTDLAGYPPYYTPRLNGLLFAGGMQAVVELSSAVQWFLSTPPFLILFPHVFTIYLIHGLVFWSYGSWLLIVLAERGIPYGINIAVVGVTSYAVMFASLPIVTPVIEALGKDMTALVWMTATNKSPPRRPTLYPFEGDLFTGRAANAKSDADGLPNTDVENGLGVRSSMNNSDDGNNRDSKGKATANVSEHEMHAYSTDENTKDDRNRVSRFSIYTE; the protein is encoded by the exons ATGCGTTCCATCCCTTTACTTGGCCTTGTCCTTGTGCATGTGCTGCCTGCGCTTGCCGATGTCTCTCGTGGACAAGAGAGCTGTACCTGCGGCTTCTACGACGGCCAAACTAAGGAGCTCTTCACCGACTCTATCATTGTTTACTTCAACGAAACGACAGACATCCCAGCCGATTTCGTTGCAGAGGAATTTCAGCAGAGATATGGCAAAGACTGG AATGCCGTCTACCGAGAAGGCGCGTCTCCGGCCAATGTCAGAATCAATCAAAGTGTGGCCCTCGATCTTGTTGTGCAGCCGTCAACAGCAGACCATATTGTCACAGGTGCTAGTCTTCGAACCGCAAGACGTGACATCCAGCATGGCTCCTTTCGCACATTGATCAAGTCGCCAAGCAGAAGAGCTCTCGGCACCGCAGCTTCTATGATGTGGAAATACAACGAGACTCAGATGACAGAACTCAGTGTTATGAACACCAATTATCATGCCAACCCCTGGGTTGGCACCTTTGTTAACAACGAGTTCACGACTCGTAATCTCGGCATGAACTTCAGCCAGTTACTGAATGATACGGCTGCCAACCGCAACTACACCACTCTCGGTGGTGGAATGGCTAACGGCAGCATTAACCCATGGGAATTCACCGAGTACAGAATCGACTGGACTGTAGACTACATCAATTTCTACATTGGGGGCAATCTCACAAGACAGGTCCTTCAAAAGAAGAACAAGAAAATGCCATCGGTTCCCTCCGCCTTGTACTTCAAGCACTGGTCGACGGGTAACCGTTACTCAATGCGTGGTCCCCCAACCGAGTATGCGTCTGTTGCAGAAGTTGGCTGGATTCGTATGTTCTTCAATTCATCTTCGATGACCGACGACTCTCGCCAAGACTTTGCCGTCCGTTGCCCGTTGACTGCCGCATGCTCAATGGACGATATTTCATTGCGTGGTTCAACCCCTTTTACCGAGATCGCGACCAAGAAATGGAAGCAAAACGCTGATAGGGACATCAAGCGCATGCCGGCTCTCTGGCTCTCGGTAACTTGCATCATCTTCTCGACTGTTCTGATTATCCACGCCCTTGTCAAACGTCTTGTACCCAAGTTCAACAGCGATCTTCCCAAGGAGACTCCAGCTCCAGTAACCATGCCGGGTGAAGATGAGAAGAACAGCTTTGGCGCTAGCGCATACACTGTGGCCTCGAATGACATATTCGCCGATCGCCCCTCTGGTGACATCCGGAGCTCTGATGACAAGACGTCATCAAATTCCCAGAAGCGCAACTCGATAGATGATCTCGCCATTGAGAGGATTGAAGCAGTGCCCGCTCCATCAACATTGGGAGATTCAACTCCAAAGGATCGTATGTCCCGAGCAAATTCGACCATTTTCGACAGCCGCGGTCCCACGCCCTACAACAGCAACTTTAACACCACGCGCGAGGATTTATATCTCCCCATGCCTACCGCCATGTCAGGGATACCACCCATGGGCTCTCTTCAGGAACACCATGACTCACAACTCACATTAAACGACCCACGCACTGGACTGCCTATACCAGAGGGGAAAATCGCAATGGAGACTGTCACCGAGTCCGCTCTGCCAGCTCCGCGCATGCGTGTTCAGCCTCCAGCTCGGCAACGTATTGACCATCTTGCTGGGTTGACAGCACTCTGTTCGCTTGTTGTTACTGTCATGCATTTTGGTTTGACTTTTGTTCCTGCAATTGTCACGCCCAGTGCTGACGCACATAACGCATCTGAACCCTGGGCACAGCGCATCGTCGGTCCCTTCCTGCTCAATCAAATGTGGCTTGGTGTCTTCTTCACAACCTCCGTCCGTTTCTTGACTGCACCATATCTGCGAAAAGGCCGGATGGATGAAATCTGCAAGGCTACCGTACGTCGTACTCCCCGTCTTATGATACCAGTAGCCAGTATGGCGCTATTGGAGTACTTTTTCATCGACATCGGGGCAACGCGCTTCCTCCAATACATCCCCAGTTTAACGTGGTCTACATGGCCGTACGTAACGCGATACAACAACTTTGCCCAGTACATCTCTGAGATCCTGGAACTCATGTTCCTTGTACCCAACGCCGTTCCCCAAATCACACTGCACTACTGCACCGGTGTGCTTTGGACCATCGCTGTCCAACTTCAAGGCTCTTGGCTCGTTCTCCTCGGCGCTGTCGTCGTCTACGAAATAAAGACGCCATGGAAGCGCATGGCATACTATTCCTTCTGCCTGATAAACCACTGGTATGCGCAATCCTGGGGCACATACCTATGGATTGGTCTTATCCTCACCGACCTTGATGTAACATTCAAGTGGAAGGCGTTTCTGAACAGCAAACCGGCGGCATACTATCCTGTCATTACTTTTTTTTGGACCTGCGTTGGCCTAGGGTTTCTTGCTAACGTACTGCCTACTTGGGGAGCCACGACTTTCAATTTCAGCACTGGCGAACGAGGCATCCACCCAGATGCGTCATCGGGCGAGGCCATCATGAACACAGACTTGGCTGGTTATCCACCGTACTATACGCCGCGTCTAAACGGCCTGCTGTTTGCGGGTGGCATGCAAGCTGTAGTCGAGCTCTCCTCTGCAGTCCAATGGTTTCTCTCTACGCCGCCTTTTCTCATCCTCTTCCCACACGTCTTCACAATCTACCTCATCCACGGTCTTGTCTTCTGGAGCTACGGCTCTTGGCTCTTGATTGTTCTCGCCGAGCGCGGGATTCCATATGGCATTAACATCGCAGTCGTAGGTGTGACCTCCTACGCGGTCATGTTCGCATCTCTCCCCATCGTTACGCCCGTCATCGAGGCGCTTGGAAAGGATATGACGGCACTAGTGTGGATGACGGCTACAAACAAGTCGCCGCCCCGCAGGCCAACACTCTACCCCTTCGAGGGCGACCTATTCACCGGCCGCGCAGCAAATGCCAAGTCTGACGCTGATGGCCTTCCGAACACAGATGTAGAGAACGGGCTTGGAGTGCGTAGTTCGATGAATAACAGTGACGATGGAAATAATAGGGACAGCAAGGGTAAGGCAACGGCTAACGTGTCTGAGCACGAGATGCATGCGTATTCCACCGATGAGAATACAAAGGACGACAGAAACAGAGTTAGTCGGTTCTCAATATATACGGAGTGA
- a CDS encoding glycosyltransferase family 2 protein: protein MSDKKDCVINVGDVTSPKPVTAEKPSTKPSLAAALTPARMSAFVQEWTPFGLVASYYIFSVCMYMYCSNGLIAVFWFIYMATNFYIAGMTVLEAFFSITPCREAREIVTQATEKGWNFPTPNKDLPILDLLIVAYLPNEQDIIMDRAHYALKEIDYPRDKIRVTILYNTPKAIEPLETELHQLPMQFSHARVIKVPNSTSKADNLNYYFTLDTGSDLIAIYDCDHYPHPYASRWAAERFMAEKDVDVVQGRCIVFNSDDSFMTRLISVEFDKIYAVSHPGRSTMWGFGLFCGSNGYWRTSLLRDLRMDESMLTEDIDSALRAFSRGAKTVHDLNVTSYELAPTTFQAFWKQRLRWAQGWAQASMRHMKMVYNDVNDPLHEEYTKRSFTARFGVLSLLLIRESSYYLVTQYTCLVLSFVIVKFPTNWEALWRLVYFQYPVSQWLFIISIICLFATLWITNQVKSEFVSRKMIVLFSVLYPFYLILNATIGLYGHARQIVNYSSWNPTART from the exons ATGTCAGACAAGAAAGACTGCGTCATAAACGTTGGAGACGTCACTTCTCCTAAACCTGTTACCGCCGAGAAGCCCTCTACGAAGCCCAGTTTAGCTGCTGCTCTAACTCCTGCGCGGATGTCAGCATTCGTGCAGGAGTGGACGCCTTTCGGTCTCGTCGCTTCCTACTACATCTTTTCCGTCTGTATGTATATGTACTGCAGCAACGGGTTGATTGCCGTCTTCTGGTTCATCTACATGGCAACCAACTTCTACATTGCCGGAATGACTGTCTTGGAGGCCTTCTTTAGCATCACTCCTTGCCGCGAGGCAAGAGAAATTGTTACCCAAGCCACAGAGAAGGGATGGAACTTCCCCACGCCGAACAAGGACCTACCGATTCTTGACCTCCTCATAGTCGCCTATCTCCCCAACGAGCAAGACATCATCATGGATCGCGCACACTATGCGCTCAAGGAGATCGACTACCCCAGAGACAAAATTCGCGTTACCATCCTCTACAACACACCCAAAGCTATCGAGCCCCTAGAGACTGAGCTACACCAACTCCCCATGCAGTTCTCGCATGCTAGGGTCATCAAAGTGCCCAACTCGACGTCGAAGGCCGACAATCTAAACTATTACTTCACCCTGGACACGGGCTCAGACCTCATCGCCATCTACGACTGTGACCACTACCCACATCCGTACGCTTCTCGATGGGCTGCAGAGCGCTTCATGGCGGAAAAAGATGTCGATGTTGTACAGGGTCGTTGCATCGTATTCAACTCGGATGACAGCTTCATGACGCGGTTGATTTCGGTCGAGTTTGACAAAATCTACGCTGTTTCGCATCCGGGTCGTTCCACCATGTGGGGGTTCGGGCTCTTCTGCGGCTCCAACGGCTACTGGCGCACTTCACTGCTTCGCGACCTCAGGATGGACGAAAGCATGTTGACCGAGGATATTGATTCAGCACTCCGCGCTTTCTCCAGGGGTGCCAAGACGGTCCATGATCTCAATGTGACCTCGTACGAACTCGCCCCAACCACGTTTCAAGCCTTCTGGAAGCAACGGCTTCGTTGGGCTCAGGGCTGGGCACAAGCGAGTATGCGGCACATGAAGATGGTCTACAACGATGTCAACGACCCGCTACACGAGGAATACACCAAGCGCAGTTTCACAGCCCGTTTCGGGGTGCTTTCGCTCCTGCTCATCCGCGAGTCGTCGTATTATCTCGTCACACAGTACACATGTCTCGTCTTATCTTTTGTTATCGTAAAATTCCCAACCAACTGGGAAGCCCTGTGGAGACTGGTCTATTTCCAGTACCCTGTGTCACAGTGGCTTTTTATAATCAG TATCATATGCCTGTTCGCAACACTCTGGATAACCAATCAGGTCAAGTCCGAGTTTGTGTCGAGAAAAATGATTGTTCTCTTCTCCGTACTGTATCCCTTTTACCTTATTCTTAATGCAACAATCGGGCTTTACGGACACGCCCGCCAGATTGTTAACTATAGCTCCTGGAACCCTACGGCCAGGACGTAA
- a CDS encoding Acyl-transf-3 domain containing protein, with amino-acid sequence MASSIKSTLQISPLAIFSSVATTPTTTVTLDQNHLVGLRGLLVLQSFLFVFFQAFLPDAAIDSKNFNGPAYQTGIRKSISVILANGPLIYGWIIFLSARTICLPYISNKSREVCASSVFRRSIRLWIPTFVAYSLSAAAFSTTSTDYISDFLTSTNNVSTIAPLRMSNFLIYFNSLFELFWVNKNYASQAANLAFPSGTLWIVSVLFQQSYTIYMTMVIVPSTRVSWRVKAMVAFIAAAWWVQSWAWYSITGLLIADAVLNMDFQTRSRRGLLIGKLTLPIWPLYAIMAFTGVLLQFLFISAKPSMRDDELYGHTALYEDGFLNENMDGSQPMTRVDNYLIILGASLLIETFEWPRGVLRGGFFVAMGRRSFSWFLMQSLVIYTVGIKLYMQMAGTGSNTAMSGFVTFLVCLPLTALLSEIFYRVVDIPSIVVARSFWAFMTT; translated from the exons ATGGCTTCCAGCATCAAGTCAACACTCCAGATATCTCCTCTAGCAATCTTTTCCTCGGTTGCAACAACACCGACGACGACCGTAACGCTCGATCAGAACCATCTAGTCGGACTGCGCGGCCTCCTAGTCCTACAATCCTTCCTCTTTGTCTTTTTCCAGGCCTTCCTACCAGATGCAGCCATCGATTCCAAAAACTTCAATGGACCAGCCTACCAGACCGGAATCCGAAAGTCCATCTCCGTCATCCTGGCCAACGGGCCCTTGATATACGGATGGATCATCTTCCTCTCCGCACGCACAATCTGCTTACCATATATCTCAAACAAGTCGCGAGAGGTTTGCGCATCCAGCGTCTTCCGTCGCAGTATCAGACTCTGGATCCCGACCTTTGTCGCCTATTCTCTCTCGGCAGCGGCATTCAGCACCACATCTACCGACTACATTTCAGACTTCCTAACCTCGACCAATAATGTCTCCACCATTGCACCGCTACGTATGAGCAATTTTCTCATCTACTTCAACTCGCTCTTTGAGCTCTTCTGGGTGAACAAGAACTACGCTTCGCAGGCCGCTAACCTCGCATTCCCATCTGGCACACTCTGGATAGTCTCTGTCCTCTTTCAGCAGAGCTATACCATCTACATGACCATGGTCATTGTGCCCTCCACCCGAGTCTCGTGGCGTGTCAAAGCCATGGTCGCCTTCATCGCAGCAGCCTGGTGGGTACAAAGTTGGGCGTGGTATAGCATCACTGGTCTCCTCATTGCCGACGCAGTTCTCAACATGGACTTTCAAACCCGGTCTCGACGTGGCCTTTTGATAGGGAAGCTTACGCTGCCCATCTGGCCTCTTTATGCCATCATGGCTTTTACAGGCGTGCTGCTGCAATTCCTCTTCATCTCGGCCAAGCCATCTATGCGCGACGACGAATTATACGGCCACACCGCCTTGTATGAAGATGGGTTCCTGAATGAGAACATGGACGGCAGTCAGCCCATGACAAGAGTAGACAACTATCTCATCATCCTCGGTGCCTCGCTTTTAATTGAAACGTTTGAGTGGCCTCGTGGTGTTCTCCGCGGCGGCTTCTTCGTTGCCATGGGCAGGAGGAGTTTTA GTTGGTTTCTCATGCAATCACTCGTCATCTATACGGTCGGCATCAAACTGTACATGCAAATGGCTGGAACGGGGAGCAACACTGCTATGAGCGGGTTCGTGACTTTTCTTGTCTGTCTGCCACTTACCGCCCTGCTGTCCGAGATATTCTATCGTGTCGTGGATATACCGAGTATCGTCGTTGCGAGAAGCTTTTGGGCGTTTATGACGACATAA
- a CDS encoding protein containing SET domain protein yields MSGRRRGDREERSLRRAASHRPDSSAISSFSSLAATGTTRTLRHRKKPLSPPNHARRPGELLDEVDSDSSAPTPPASSILSAPSTMSRSGHKHSLHALTPLTSSDSSPPGKLPSPRASKLSRARAKGTAKYTTILDKGDPSPPPDPRLAIAGYTTGNYVIKTSFTGAPKSKLRLAPYVAKPYSFDHRISCGPGPATQVVVTGFDPLTPDVQLRAFFSTYGDVDTLRNQVHPDNGSPLGICLVKFRDTPPMRGTDAMKATTSAKRAEREGTGQRLAQHIIKVQSDREGRRCAKLVDMAVQQSRKEEEKLRAKYAAKAASIAPPTGPANFDLPANVPKGPSGKGARPLIAMPREPLTRKAALSYLIEREPIKPTLKRKPYIFIAHAYVTVLATTVEHLKKRLKNFRWNAVRCDQTGYYVTFEESKRGEEETVRCYKECHMQALFTYVMNMECNQYGDPNYERSPSPERVVADKKRKAIEERIAQEEAEDLALEKQQRADSLDPVYAAVDFVRQELLEKLLGEIKTKLAAPTILELLDPELHVEKRRRLNIPAPPKKDEDVRPPALLAPGFDTFGAGTPKGRNGGFGARGGRRGLGAWDPSTRRGKKPPRIVNAFVDERRKASAPKPRVARGLHRQMIEMFEPEESDDESRSQLTRGTEEQESRPISRAPSTDRRRIETGWGEDSDEEMDDSHARSLLAHCIHKDPENMAEKELEQVLAILPRSSPIWKKADKALKGFRRLRKIEQEADAIFNITASPADKLEPEVAVGTETLVEKEVAEVAEVKVMEDEIAAETSKDDRGSVNWGVSSDEPRKTVEDDLSVVMDIDGWQHMLKDDEDLRHLKVALESTAPARIGDAQSWAWKQKSIKHLNRNGQEGVSRTETKIEGYYVPNSTGSARTEGVKKIRESEKSKYLPHRIRVQKEREERQRQAKQEERSVVSVEGFKFQTSSNKTSTANSRANRANNRRMVNDINISKNMSGAEGDALRFNQLKKRKKLVKFDRSAIHNWGLYAQEPIAVNDMIIEYVGEKVRQRVADLREAKYDMQGVGSSYLFRIDEDTVIDATKMGGIARFINHSCTPNCTAKIIRVDNTKRIVIYALRDINSDEELTYDYKFEREMDATDRIPCLCGSIGCKGFLN; encoded by the exons ATGTCCGGCCGACGACGCGGCGACAGAGAAGAGAGGTCACTGCGGCGGGCAGCTTCGCATCGCCCCGACTCGTCTGCCATTTCCTCCTTCTCGTCCTTGGCTGCAACGGGCACAACGCGCACGCTCAGACACAGGAAGAAGCCACTCTCACCCCCCAACCATGCACGGCGTCCTGGCGAGCTGCTAGACGAAGTCGACTCGGACTCGTCTGCCCCTACGCCGCCCGCTTCCTCCATCTTGTCCGCGCCTTCCACCATGTCGCGCTCTGGCCACAAGCATTCCCTCCACGCCCTCACGCCCTTGACCAGCTCAGACTCGTCTCCACCAGGCAAGCTGCCCAGTCCACGCGCTTCCAAGCTCTC GCGGGCGAGAGCGAAAGGGACGGCCAAATATACTACAATACTGGACAAG GGCGACCCGTCCCCCCCTCCAGATCCGCGCCTGGCCATTGCCGGCTACACGACGGGGAACTATGTCATTAAGACATCCTTCACAGGTGCCCCCAAGTCGAAGCTCCGCCTAGCCCCTTATGTCGCAAAGCCCTACTCGTTCGACCACCGCATATCCTGCGGCCCGGGTCCAGCCACCCAAGTCGTTGTCACGGGATTTGATCCCTTGACCCCCGATGTGCAATTGCGTGCCTTCTTCTCCACCTACGGCGACGTCGACACTCTGCGCAACCAGGTCCATCCTGATAATGGCAGCCCGCTTGGCATATGCTTGGTCAAGTTTCGCGACACTCCTCCCATGCGCGGCACCGACGCCATGAAAGCCACCACGTCCGCAaagcgagccgagcgagaAGGCACCGGTCAGCGCCTTGCACAGCACATAATCAAAGTCCAATCCGACCGTGAGGGACGCAGATGCGCAAAGCTCGTAGACATGGCTGTGCAGCAAAGCCgcaaggaagaggagaagttGCGGGCCAAATACGCTGCGAAAGCGGCAAGCATTGCGCCTCCAACTGGTCCTGCAAATTTCGACCTGCCAGCCAATGTTCCCAAAGGCCCTTCTGGGAAAGGCGCCCGCCCGCTGATAGCCATGCCTCGAGAACCATTGACACGAAAGGCTGCGCTGTCCTACCTAATTGAACGCGAGCCCATAAAACCGACGCTCAAGCGCAAGCCGTACATCTTCATCGCACACGCATACGTAACTGTCCTCGCCACCACGGTAGAGCATCTCAAGAAGCGGCTAAAGAACTTCCGGTGGAACGCTGTGCGATGCGACCAGACCGGTTACTATGTGACCTTTGAAGAATCCAAGCGCGGCGAGGAGGAGACAGTTCGATGCTACAAGGAGTGCCATATGCAGGCCTTGTTCACTTATGTCATGAACATGGAGTGCAATCAATATGGCGACCCCAACTACGAGCGAAGTCCGAGCCCGGAACGCGTAGTAGCAGACAAGAAGCGCAAGGCTATAGAGGAGCGGATAGCACAGGAAGAGGCAGAAGATCTGGCATTAGAGAAGCAACAACGCGCCGACTCGCTGGACCCTGTATATGCAGCTGTTGACTTTGTGCGACAGGAATTACTGGAGAAGCTTCTTGGGGAGATCAAGACAAAATTAGCCGCCCCCACCATATTGGAGCTGCTGGATCCCGAGCTCCATGTCGAGAAGCGCCGGCGACTCAATATCCCGGCTCCACCCAAGAAGGACGAGGATGTGCGGCCGCCTGCGCTTCTCGCCCCAGGCTTCGACACATTCGGCGCCGGTACGCCCAAGGGCCGCAATGGAGGTTTCGGTGCTCGTGGCGGCCGGAGAGGATTAGGCGCATGGGATCCGAGTACCAGGCGTGGAAAGAAACCTCCCAGGATTGTCAATGCATTTGTGGATGAACGAAGAAAGGCATCCGCGCCGAAGCCTCGTGTGGCTCGTGGCCTCCATAGACAGATGATTGAAATGTTTGAGCCTGAGGAGTCCGACGACGAGAGCCGCAGCCAGTTGACACGCGGCACAGAAGAACAGGAGAGTCGGCCCATCAGTCGTGCTCCTTCTACTGAT CGGCGCCGTATCGAGACTGGATGGGGTGAAGACAGTGACGAGGAAATGGACGACTCCCACGCGAGGAGTCTGCTTGCTCATTGTATACACAAGGACCCTGAGAACATGGCAGAGAAAGAGCTGGAACAAGTGCTTGCCATTCTTCCTCGTTCCTCGCCCATCTGGAAAAAGGCAGACAAAGCGCTCAAGGGTTTCAGAAGATTGCGGAAGATCGAGCAAGAAGCAGACGCAATCTTCAACATTACAGCAAGTCCAGCCGACAAACTTGAGCCTGAAGTC GCGGTGGGAACTGAGACACTTGTTGAGAAAGAGGTTGCCGAAGTCGCAGAGGTCAAGGTCATGGAAGACGAGATTGCTGCAGAGACGAGCAAGGACGATCGCGGTTCTGTTAATTGGGGAGTATCTTCCGATGAGCCTCGCAAGACTGTGGAAGACGATCTGAGTGTGGTCATGGACATTGACGGATGGCAACACATGCTCAAGGATGATGAGGACCTGCGTCATCTCAAGGTCGCGCTGGAGTCGACTGCCCCTGCGAGGATTGGAGACGCACAATCTTGGGCCTGGAAACAAAAGTCAATCAAGCATCTCAACCGCAACGGTCAAGAGGGTGTCTCCCGCACAGAGACCAAGATCGAAGGGTACTATGTACCCAACTCGACTGGCTCGGCGCGCACAGAAGGTGTCAAGAAGATTCGGGAATCCGAAAAGTCAAAGTATCTGCCTCATCGCATTCGCGTCCAAAAGGAGCGCGAAGAGCGTCAACGCCAGGCAAAGCAGGAAGAGCGAAGCGTCGTCTCGGTCGAGGGGTTCAAGTTTCAGACAAGTTCCAATAAGACTTCGACGGCAAACTCGCGTGCTAACCGCGCCAACAACCGCCGTATGGTCAATGACATCAACATCTCCAAGAACATGTCCGGTGCCGAAGGCGACGCCTTGCGCTTCAACCAACTCAAGAAGCGTAAGAAGCTGGTGAAATTCGACCGCTCCGCGATTCACAACTGGGGTCTGTATGCCCAAGAACCCATCGCTGTCAACGATATGATTATTGAATACGTGGGCGAAAAGGTGCGCCAGCGTGTTGCCGACCTGCGAGAAGCAAAGTACGATATGCAGGGCGTAGGATCGAGTTATCTGTTCCGCATTGACGAGGATACGGTAATTGATGCGACAAAGATGGGCGGCATCGCCCGCTTCATCAATCACTCTTGCACGCCAAACTGCACCGCCAAGATCATTCGTGTGGACAACACGAAGCGTATTGTCATCTACGCATTGCGGGACATCAACTCTG ACGAGGAACTCACATACGACTACAAATTCGAACGTGAAATGGATGCCACGGATCGGATTCCGTGTCTTTGTGGATCTATTGGATGCAAGGGCTTCCTTAACTGA